A window of the Diceros bicornis minor isolate mBicDic1 chromosome 28, mDicBic1.mat.cur, whole genome shotgun sequence genome harbors these coding sequences:
- the URM1 gene encoding ubiquitin-related modifier 1: MAAPLSVEVEFGGGAELLFDGVKKHQVTLPGQEEPWDIRNLLVWIKKNLLKERPELFLQGDSVRPGILVLINDADWELLGELDYQLQDQDSVLFISTLHGG, translated from the exons ATGGCAGCGCCCTTGTCAGTGGAGGTGGAGTTCGG AGGCGGCGCAGAGCTCCTGTTTGATGGCGTAAAGAAACATCAGGTCACCTTGCCTGGACAGGAGGAGCCCT GGGACATCCGGAATCTCCTTGTCTGGATCAAGAAGAATTTGCTAAAAGAGCGGCCAGAGTTGTTCCTCCAGGGAGACAGCGT GCGGCCAGGCATCCTGGTGCTGATTAACGATGCCGACTGGGAACTGCTG GGTGAGCTGGACTACCAGCTTCAGGACCAGGACAGCGTCCTCTTCATATCCACGCTGCACGGCGGCTAA